One window from the genome of Rufibacter tibetensis encodes:
- a CDS encoding radical SAM protein yields MPTHSNTTLFSDVPLQEQSLGVNTSNVHSGKGQKSKPVMLSRWESFWVHSRIRWHLLLLILNQVKHPVKAFMAMRALIKTRRKYLGNSPFIKAAKVAGRFYYEYNTPGWPSKAYDDYHLAELNRVFPFQDKPFAFKNVIMAVTKKCALRCDHCFEWDALNGKEKLTVENLHEIVRNFQEQGVAQLQFSGGEPMLRVPAMLSVLKEAQPVTDFWALTSGHLFTLENAFALKKAGLTGVTISLDHVDPLLHNLFRKFDQAYDWVERAAYHASQADLVVAFSLCATKSFITEENLMQYAQLASSLGAAFIQVLEPRAVGHYAGQSVGLPLEQQKLLEDFYTNLNYNPAYQHLPMVVYYDLQRRRAGCAASADRHVYVDTDGLIHGCPFCRKPVGSALEVNFKESFVKLRNTGCTALAPSLL; encoded by the coding sequence ATGCCAACGCACAGTAACACCACTCTCTTTTCAGATGTACCTCTGCAAGAGCAGAGCTTAGGGGTAAATACCTCTAACGTACATTCTGGTAAAGGCCAGAAAAGTAAACCTGTCATGCTTAGCAGATGGGAAAGTTTCTGGGTGCATAGCCGCATCCGGTGGCATTTGTTACTGCTTATTTTAAATCAGGTGAAGCACCCTGTTAAAGCTTTTATGGCCATGCGCGCTTTGATCAAGACAAGGCGCAAATATCTGGGGAACTCCCCTTTTATCAAGGCAGCAAAAGTTGCGGGGCGCTTTTATTATGAATACAACACCCCTGGGTGGCCATCTAAGGCGTATGATGATTACCATTTGGCAGAACTTAACCGGGTATTTCCCTTTCAGGATAAGCCTTTTGCCTTTAAAAACGTCATCATGGCGGTCACCAAAAAGTGTGCCCTCCGATGCGACCATTGCTTTGAGTGGGATGCCCTGAATGGGAAGGAAAAGCTCACCGTAGAGAACCTGCACGAAATAGTGCGGAACTTTCAGGAACAGGGAGTGGCGCAACTGCAATTTTCGGGGGGTGAACCCATGCTTAGGGTTCCTGCCATGCTCTCGGTGTTAAAGGAAGCTCAACCTGTTACCGATTTTTGGGCACTTACGTCCGGGCACCTCTTCACCTTAGAGAATGCTTTTGCCCTCAAAAAAGCAGGCTTAACCGGGGTGACCATTAGCCTGGACCACGTAGATCCCCTTTTACATAACCTGTTCCGTAAGTTTGACCAAGCCTATGATTGGGTAGAAAGAGCAGCTTACCACGCCTCCCAGGCTGACTTGGTAGTGGCTTTTTCCTTGTGCGCCACTAAGTCTTTCATCACGGAAGAAAACCTCATGCAGTATGCCCAACTGGCTAGTAGCTTAGGAGCCGCTTTCATTCAAGTACTGGAGCCCAGGGCAGTTGGGCATTATGCCGGGCAATCTGTGGGCCTACCCTTAGAGCAGCAAAAATTATTGGAGGATTTTTACACCAACCTGAACTACAATCCTGCTTACCAGCACCTCCCTATGGTGGTGTATTATGACTTACAGCGGAGAAGAGCCGGCTGCGCGGCCTCGGCAGACCGTCATGTGTATGTAGACACTGATGGGCTAATCCATGGGTGCCCCTTTTGCCGGAAGCCTGTTGGAAGTGCCCTGGAAGTAAACTTTAAAGAATCATTTGTCAAGCTTAGAAACACAGGTTGCACTGCTTTGGCCCCTTCCCTCTTGTAA